The following is a genomic window from Pirellulales bacterium.
ATTTTCCTCGACCGCGTACCGTGTGCAGGCGCGAATGGCGTAGCTGACCTCGGGCCGACATTGCGTAAAGGGATCGACGTGCTCGCCGGCCGCGGCCAGAAACTCGGCCCCCGTCATGCGTTCAGGCAGGCGCGATTCGTAGCGCTCGCGAAATAGCGACGGCGCCAGGTTCGCCAGGTAGCCGGCGAACCGATCGTCGGTAAATCGTGGAATGCGTGCGCTGTCGTCGCGCCGCACCGCGATCCCTTCTTGGTCGCAGATCAACTTGTAGCCCATGAATCCAGCGGCCCGGGCTGCTTCGTACTCGATGCCCGTCACCGCATGCGACACGCCCGAATCAATCGCCCAGCAGGCCAGCCGGTCGGGCAGGCGCACCAGCGGTTGCGGCAAGCAGGGCTGGCACACCAGCGGCAGCACGCACCCTTCGTCGCCCAAGACGACCGCAATCTGATCCATGATGCCACAGGCGCTTTCGGCAATGACGTTTTCGGCCCATTGGCAGGCTTCGGCCAGCGCGACACCTTCGAGCGGCACACCGTACGCGCTCGCGGCGGCTTTCATGACCGCAACTTCGATGGCGGCCGAAGAGCTGACGCCTTTGTTCAGCGGCACTTCGGAATCAATCAGCACCGTCGCGCCATGACGCACGAGGTCGGGCGACTCGCGCTGCAGCCAATAGAACAGCCCGAGGACGTAAGCCGTCCAGCGGATCGAGGGATCGCGGTTGACCAGGGCCCGGACGTGGGCTTCGTCGGTCAGATCAGCGAGCGAGAACTCGGCACGCGCCTGCCAGCCGAGCGCCGCCATTTGCGGATTCACGAGCACGATTCGCTCATCGCGGCGCACCTGCACGGCGGCCCACGTGGCTTCGCGAATCGCGGCTTCGAAGACCATGCCGCCGGTGTAGTCGTCGTTGCCCCCCATCAGATCGAGCCGCCCCGGCGCGCGGGCGACATAGACCGAGGCAGCGAGCGAAAACAGTTCTTCGCCGCGATGCAGGGACCGGACTTTTTCCAGAAAATCGCTCATGCCAACGCGCGAATCGAATCAAGCAAATACGAAATGGCCGCGTCCGTCAAACGCGGATGAATCGGCAAGCTGACATATTGGTGGAAGAGTGCCTCGACCACGGGGCATTCCCCTTCGCCATGACCACGATCGCGAAAGGCCGCGGTCAAATGCATAGGCATATAGTGAGACCAGACCTTGATGCGCTTCTTGGTATAGAGCTCCCACATGAAATCTTCTTTCGACAGCGGGAACTCTTTCTCGACGAGCACGCAGTAAACATGAAACGTATGTTCGACGTCGGGGGCGACGTAAGGCAACGTCAAGCCACGCACGTCGGACAGGCCGGCCGTGTATTGGGCTGCGATCTCGCGCCGCTTTTGATTGAAGCCGTCGAGTTTCGCGAGTTGCACTAAGCCGACGGCGGCCTGCGCATCGGTCATGCGAAAGTTGTAGCCGACGTCGGCGAAGTCGAGCATCCAGTAGCGTTTGCCCATCGGCCGCTCGCGCTCGTCGATCGGCAGATACTTTCCCTTCGGATCATAGGTCAAGCAGCACAACGACCGGTAAGAGAGCAAGCGCTCGAAAAGCACCGGATCGCTGGTCGTCACCATGCCTCCCTCGCCGAGGGTGACCATGTTCTTCTGCTGGTGAAAGCTGAAGACGCCGATATCGCCCAGCGAGCCGGCTTTGCGCCCCTTGTACAGGCCACCCGGAGCGTGCGCGCAGTCTTCGACAATCTTGATGCCGCGTGGCCGGGCGAGCGCTACGAGCGCGTCCATATCGCAGCACTGACCGTACAAGTGGACAGGCAGAATCGCTTTGGTGCGCGGCGTGATCTTCGCCGCGACGGCGGCCGGATCGAGATTCAATGTCCGCGGGTCGATATCGGCGAAGACGACCTTGGCGCCCCGCGCGGCGATGGCGTTGGCCGTCGAAATCCAACTCAGCGGCGTGGTGATTACTTCGTCGCCCGGGCCGACGCCGACGGCGATCATCGCCAATTCGAGGCCAGCCGTGGCGTTACACACGGCCAGCGCGTGGCGAGTATTGCAATAGGCAGCGAAGGCGTCTTCGAATTCTTTGACCTTCGGACCGCACGACGGCGCGCTAGCGGCTAATACTTGGCGCAACGCCTCGGCCTCTTCCGGACCGTAGATCGAACCATGGTTGAATTCCAGCTCGTGAACGGCCTTAGGCAGTTCCATGGACCGCTCTTTCGATGACTTGTTGGCAGGTGGGAGGGACGAAGCCCGTCAGCGCTGGCAGGCGCCGACAAACGAGGAAATCGTCGATGCCACGTGGCGCCCGGCCCGGCACCGGCGCCGTTTGCGGAACGACCAACTCCGGCGAAGCGCCCAGCGCCACGGCAATGCGCCGCGCAAGCTCGTAGCGGACGATTTTATCCGATGCGCCGACGTGGAAAATGCCCTGCGCCTCGCGCCCAGCCAGGTCGACCAGGAGGCCGGCCAATGTGCCGACGTCGATCGGGTTGCGATACTCGAACGTCGGTGTAATGACCTGCTGCCCGGCCGCGAACGAGGTGGCCAGCTTGTCGACGTACGAGTTGGTTCCAGGCCGCGCACCGCGCCCCAAGACGAGCGACACGCGTACGATCGCGGCCGCGGGCAGGATCTCGGTGATAGCCGCTTCAGCCCGGGCTTTCGTGCGCCCGTAGAAATTCACCGGCGTCGGCGCGGCATCTTCCGGGTAGACCTTTAGCGAGCCGTCGAACACCGCGTCGGTCGACGTGAAAACCAGCCGGGCCCCGCGGCGGCGACATTCCTCGGCCACATGGCGCGGCCCCTGGTGATTAATTCGTTCGGCAAGGTCTTGCTCGCGCTCGCAACGATCGATGTCCGCGAGCGCCGCGGTGAGGATCACGGCCGTAGGCTGAACCTGATCGAAGGCCGAACGTATGCTCTCGGTGCTCGTGATATCGATCGACACGTCCGCTTGCTTGACGGCCGGCTGCCGGGAGCCGGCAAAGACTTCGAAGTGCTGCCCGCCCCCCTGAGCGACGTGCGCGCCGACAAAGCCCGTGGCGCCGATCACGAGCAATCTTGGTTGGGAAGAACTTGACATGATCCTCGGGCGATAGACCCGTTATTTCGTCGCCGCCTGGTCGATGGCCCGCCACAGGCGCAGCGGATGATCGGATTGAATCAGGTCGATGCCCCACTCGATCGCCTGCCGATACTGGGCGACCGTGGTGTCCCCCTTGGCGTCGGAAAACACCTTGATGCCCAGCTCGTGGCAATGTGCAATATACTCGGCCGATAGCAGCTTCCACGACGTATCGACGGCATAGGGCTTCAAACGCTTCGCCAGTGTATCGACATGACTGGCCGCGGCGACCGGCGCCAGCGTGCGGATGGCCGGATTGATCGCCTTGAGCTTTTCCAGATACACCGGCCCCTGGTAGACGACCGTCCGCTCGACCAGGCCGTGCCGCGCGACGGCCTCGGCCAAGACCTCGGGCGTGATATCTTTGGCATCGAAATACAGGCCCATTTTCGGCGGGAACTTAGCGAGGTACCCATCCATCTCCGGCACGGCCGCGCCGGCGAACGGCAAACCGAACCAGCGGCCGGCGTCCAGCCCGCGCAGAGTTTCGGCCGATGCCTGTCGCACGCGACCGTGGCCATTGGTCGTAC
Proteins encoded in this region:
- a CDS encoding galactokinase family protein → MSDFLEKVRSLHRGEELFSLAASVYVARAPGRLDLMGGNDDYTGGMVFEAAIREATWAAVQVRRDERIVLVNPQMAALGWQARAEFSLADLTDEAHVRALVNRDPSIRWTAYVLGLFYWLQRESPDLVRHGATVLIDSEVPLNKGVSSSAAIEVAVMKAAASAYGVPLEGVALAEACQWAENVIAESACGIMDQIAVVLGDEGCVLPLVCQPCLPQPLVRLPDRLACWAIDSGVSHAVTGIEYEAARAAGFMGYKLICDQEGIAVRRDDSARIPRFTDDRFAGYLANLAPSLFRERYESRLPERMTGAEFLAAAGEHVDPFTQCRPEVSYAIRACTRYAVEEN
- a CDS encoding DegT/DnrJ/EryC1/StrS family aminotransferase, producing MELPKAVHELEFNHGSIYGPEEAEALRQVLAASAPSCGPKVKEFEDAFAAYCNTRHALAVCNATAGLELAMIAVGVGPGDEVITTPLSWISTANAIAARGAKVVFADIDPRTLNLDPAAVAAKITPRTKAILPVHLYGQCCDMDALVALARPRGIKIVEDCAHAPGGLYKGRKAGSLGDIGVFSFHQQKNMVTLGEGGMVTTSDPVLFERLLSYRSLCCLTYDPKGKYLPIDERERPMGKRYWMLDFADVGYNFRMTDAQAAVGLVQLAKLDGFNQKRREIAAQYTAGLSDVRGLTLPYVAPDVEHTFHVYCVLVEKEFPLSKEDFMWELYTKKRIKVWSHYMPMHLTAAFRDRGHGEGECPVVEALFHQYVSLPIHPRLTDAAISYLLDSIRALA
- a CDS encoding NAD(P)-dependent oxidoreductase, giving the protein MSSSSQPRLLVIGATGFVGAHVAQGGGQHFEVFAGSRQPAVKQADVSIDITSTESIRSAFDQVQPTAVILTAALADIDRCEREQDLAERINHQGPRHVAEECRRRGARLVFTSTDAVFDGSLKVYPEDAAPTPVNFYGRTKARAEAAITEILPAAAIVRVSLVLGRGARPGTNSYVDKLATSFAAGQQVITPTFEYRNPIDVGTLAGLLVDLAGREAQGIFHVGASDKIVRYELARRIAVALGASPELVVPQTAPVPGRAPRGIDDFLVCRRLPALTGFVPPTCQQVIERAVHGTA